The proteins below come from a single Zea mays cultivar B73 chromosome 8, Zm-B73-REFERENCE-NAM-5.0, whole genome shotgun sequence genomic window:
- the LOC100282077 gene encoding uncharacterized protein LOC100282077 has protein sequence MAATEVYSPTTAAAAQQQRGKAASQAWRAVVGWIGFFLQVLLQILRGTPSCAQLLSFVGFRYPLLSGPAASEPLPEVAFMPLHSEIPADAAPAPKPASEPLGRLTVVLDLDETLVSAYESSSLPAIVRTQAVEAGLHCFDMECISSDKDVEGKQKVNHVTVFERPGLHEFLRKTSEFADLILFTAGLEGYARPLVDRIDVHNRFRIRLYRPSTVTTEYREHVKDLTRVSKDFGRIVIVDNNPFSFILQPLNGIPCVPFSAGQHSDDQLMTVIFPLLKHLSLQKDVRPVLRERFHMPEWFQNHGIPQISQAV, from the exons ATGGCGGCTACGGAGGTGTACTCGCCGACCACGGCGgcggcagcgcagcagcagcggGGGAAGGCGGCATCGCAGGCGTGGCGAGCGGTGGTAGGGTGGATCGGCTTCTTCCTCCAAGTCCTGCTTCAGATCCTCCGGGGCACGCCCTCCTGCGCACAGCTCCTCTCCTTCGTTGGTTTCCGCTATCCGCTCCTCTCCGGACCTGCGGCCTCGGAGCCGTTGCCGGAGGTGGCCTTCATGCCGCTCCACTCCGAGATCCCTGCTGACGCGGCGCCTGCCCCGAAACCTGCGTCTGAGCCCCTGGGCCGCCTCACG GTAGTGCTTGACTTGGATGAGACTTTAGTTTCTGCATATGAATCATCTAGTCTTCCTGCCATTGTGCGCACACAAGCTGTTGAAGCAGGATTACATTGCTTTGATATGGAATGTATATCGTCTGATAAG GATGTTGAAGGCAAACAAAAGGTGAATCATGTGACTGTTTTTGAGCGCCCTGGTTTGCATGAGTTCTTGCGGAAAACTAGTGAATTTGCAGATCTTATCCTTTTTACAGCAGGTTTAGAAG GTTATGCTAGACCTTTAGTTGACCGAATAGATGTTCACAATAGATTCAGAATTCGTCTCTATCGCCCATCAACTGTTACCAC GGAATATAGAGAACATGTGAAAGATCTTACTCGCGTGTCAAAAGATTTTGGCAGGATTGTCATTGTCGACAACAATCCGTTCAGTTTCATTCTTCAGCCTTTGAATGGAATACCTTGTGTTCCATTTTCAGCTGGACAACATTCTGATGATCAG CTCATGACGGTTATATTTCCACTCCTGAAGCATCTTTCCCTCCAGAAAGACGTCAGACCCGTATTGCGTGAAAGATTTCATATGCCAGAATGGTTCCAAAACCATGGGATCCCCCAAATTAGTCAGGCTGTGTAA
- the LOC100191468 gene encoding uncharacterized LOC100191468, whose amino-acid sequence MAAPGLDQVMAFLTDHGFAGAASALRDDVLARTAAGDEGHDAALGPRLPPLRMPAAGTGSGSGAGSGTPAPASPGSSSGSASSSAFVSMRSTPSGLLNPYGLWSPRHSQSDVSSSEMEFGTARQYDTTDLFFQEDWLYDDHLFPSKLDDEDDEREEEDKFVLDAHGGASAQTEIGKLGAGHNHRHEHIGGDRCEGCAEVYTCSSPLCGCCGGGLKNDGLHVARSSSSTVYGRYQIMDDRTETMDDCAQDGFQLKQSGDIMFECGMQRDPGRGDDDSDLSVVEKELQMLSSFDTDAVTNHGVHDFTDNGDLNGICDKNPKISIDKEYLKGHRIQPFPEIGDPDEAYEFRNVGSLNADVQHSTALEAEEDAETNIDLALSDFHREYEVFELRIIHRKNRTGFEENKDFPIVLNSVVAGRYCITEYLGSAAFSKVVQAHDLQTGMDVCLKIIKNDKDFFDQSLDEIKLLKFVNKYDPLDEHHVLRLYDYFYHQEHLFIVTELLRANLYEFQKYNQESGGEVYFTLPRIQVIARQCLEALVYLHHLRIIHCDLKPENILIKSYSRCEIKVIDLGSSCFLTDNLCLYVQSRSYRAPEVILGLPYDQRIDIWSLGCIISELYTGEVLFPNEPVSMMLAQMIGIIGPVDMEMLELGQETQKYFTDDYDLFTKNEETDQLEYLIPEKTSLRRHLQCPDSEFVDFLSYLLQINPRKRPTADEALQHPWLSFAY is encoded by the exons ATGGCGGCGCCGGGGCTGGACCAGGTCATGGCGTTCCTCACCGACCACGGCTTCGCCGGCGCGGCCTCCGCGCTCCGTGACGACGTCCTTGCGCGCACCGCCGCCGGGGACGAAGGTCACGACGCTGCATTAGGTCCCCGTCTCCCCCCGCTCCGGATGCCCGCCGCCGGTACCGGCTCCGGCTCTGGCGCTGGCTCTGGCACGCCGGCGCCCGCGAGCCCCGGCTCCAGCTCCGGTTCGGCGTCCTCGTCAGCTTTCGTCAGCATGCGCTCCACGCCCTCAG GGCTGTTGAATCCGTATGGGCTATGGTCGCCGAGGCACTCGCAGTCGGACGTGTCTTCATCGGAGATGGAGTTTGGTACAGCGCGCCAGTACGACACCACCGACCTCTTCTTCCAGGAGGACTGGCTCTACGACGATCACCTCTTCCCTAGCAAGCTGGACGATGAGGACGACGAACGCGAGGAGGAGGACAAGTTTGTACTGGATGCTCACGGTGGTGCCTCAGCGCAGACAGAGATAGGCAAGCTCGGTGCAGGCCATAACCACCGTCATGAACACATCGGTGGTGACCGATGTGAGGGTTGCGCTGAGGTGTACACATGCTCATCGCCACTCTGCGGTTGCTGTGGAGGGGGACTCAAGAATGACGGGCTTCATGTGGCCAGGAGCTCAAGCTCTACTGTGTATGGGAGATACCAGATCATGGATGACCGGACAGAGACAATGGATGATTGTGCGCAGGATGGGTTTCAATTGAAGCAGAGTGGAGATATTATGTTTGAATGTGGTATGCAGAGGGATCCTGGACGAGGAGATGATGATTCAGACCTGAGTGTTGTGGAGAAGGAGCTTCAAATGCTCAGTTCATTTGATACTGATGCTGTTACGA ATCACGGTGTACATGATTTCACGGACAACGGTGACCTCAATGGCATCTGTGACAAAAATCCGAAAATCAGCATTGATAAAGAATATCTGAAAGGTCATAGGATACAGCCATTCCCTGAAATTGGTGATCCTGATGAAGCATATGAGTTTCGAAATGTAGGATCATTAAATGCAGATGTTCAACATTCTACTGCTCTTGAAGCTGAGGAAGATGCGGAGACAAATATTGATCTTGCTCTCTCTGATTTTCACAGAGAATATGAGGTATTTGAATTGAGAATTATCCACCGCAAGAACAG GACTGGCTTTGAAGAAAACAAAGATTTTCCCATTGTGCTAAATTCGGTTGTTGCTGGAAGGTATTGTATCACTGAATATCTAGGCTCAGCTGCATTCAGCAAGGTTGTGCAAGCACATGATCTTCAGACAGGAATGGATGTTTGCCTTAAAATAATTAAAAATGATAAGGATTTCTTCGACCAGAGCTTGGATGAGATAAAACTTCTGAAGTTCGTGAACAAATATGATCCACTAGACGAGCACCATGTGTTGCGCCTTTATGACTACTTCTACCATCAG GAACACCTTTTTATTGTTACTGAACTATTGCGAGCAAATCTATATGAGTTTCAGAAATATAATCAGGAATCGGGTGGTGAGGTATATTTTACTTTGCCTAGGATACAG GTTATAGCTCGGCAATGTTTAGAGGCCTTGGTTTACTTGCACCATTTAAGGATCATTCATTGTGACTTAAAGCCAGAAAATATTCTTATCAAGAGCTACAGTAGATGTGAAATTAAAGTCATTGATCTGGGAAGTAGTTGCTTCTTGACAGACAACTTATGCCTCTATGTCCAATCTCGTTCTTATCGAGCTCCTGAGGTCATTCTTGGCCTACCTTACGATCAGAGGATTGACATTTGGTCTCTTGGTTGCATCATTTCTGAACTGTACACTGGTGAA GTATTATTTCCTAACGAGCCTGTGTCCATGATGCTTGCTCAAATGATTGGCATAATCGGCCCAGTTGACATGGAAATGCTAGAATTGGGACAGGAGACACAGAAGTATTTCACTGATGATTATGACCTTTTTACCAAAAATGAG GAGACAGATCAACTAGAGTATTTGATCCCAGAGAAAACCTCCTTGCGACGACACTTGCAATGCCCCGATTCTGAATTTGTCGATTTTCTGTCTTATCTGCTGCAAATTAACCCCAGGAAAAGACCCACAGCCGATGAAGCACTACAGCATCCATGGCTTTCTTTTGCGTACTAA
- the LOC100191468 gene encoding uncharacterized isoform X1 encodes MASTILLYCTACLSTHGQPPRRPKKVRKTQQLRSVRLCTAVPVQSSLSLSPLTSLPPSSSVSPGRLTQRLLPLRFQVHAPHPTPPQWRRSRFRLQHHAACRAPEREPARAPTRHTSRAPTRRMAAPGLDQVMAFLTDHGFAGAASALRDDVLARTAAGDEGHDAALGPRLPPLRMPAAGTGSGSGAGSGTPAPASPGSSSGSASSSAFVSMRSTPSGLLNPYGLWSPRHSQSDVSSSEMEFGTARQYDTTDLFFQEDWLYDDHLFPSKLDDEDDEREEEDKFVLDAHGGASAQTEIGKLGAGHNHRHEHIGGDRCEGCAEVYTCSSPLCGCCGGGLKNDGLHVARSSSSTVYGRYQIMDDRTETMDDCAQDGFQLKQSGDIMFECGMQRDPGRGDDDSDLSVVEKELQMLSSFDTDAVTNHGVHDFTDNGDLNGICDKNPKISIDKEYLKGHRIQPFPEIGDPDEAYEFRNVGSLNADVQHSTALEAEEDAETNIDLALSDFHREYEVFELRIIHRKNRTGFEENKDFPIVLNSVVAGRYCITEYLGSAAFSKVVQAHDLQTGMDVCLKIIKNDKDFFDQSLDEIKLLKFVNKYDPLDEHHVLRLYDYFYHQEHLFIVTELLRANLYEFQKYNQESGGEVYFTLPRIQVLFPNEPVSMMLAQMIGIIGPVDMEMLELGQETQKYFTDDYDLFTKNEETDQLEYLIPEKTSLRRHLQCPDSEFVDFLSYLLQINPRKRPTADEALQHPWLSFAY; translated from the exons ATGGCCTCAACTATACTACTATACTGTACTGCCTGTCTATCTACACATGGCCAACCGCCGCGAAGGCCGAAGAAGGTGCGGAAAACGCAACAGCTGCGATCCGTGCGCCTGTGCACTGCAGTACCAGTAcaatcctctctctccctctctcctctgaCTTCGCTGCCTCCCTCCTCGTCCGTCTCGCCCGGTCGTCTCACCCAAAGACTCCTCCCGCTTCGCTTCCAAGTTCACGCACCCCACCCCACCCCACCCCAATGGCGACGCAGCCGCTTCCGCTTACAGCACCACGCCGCGTGCCGCGCGCCTGAGCGAGAGCCCGCAAGAGCACCCACACGCCACACCAGCCGCGCGCCTACGCGGCGCATGGCGGCGCCGGGGCTGGACCAGGTCATGGCGTTCCTCACCGACCACGGCTTCGCCGGCGCGGCCTCCGCGCTCCGTGACGACGTCCTTGCGCGCACCGCCGCCGGGGACGAAGGTCACGACGCTGCATTAGGTCCCCGTCTCCCCCCGCTCCGGATGCCCGCCGCCGGTACCGGCTCCGGCTCTGGCGCTGGCTCTGGCACGCCGGCGCCCGCGAGCCCCGGCTCCAGCTCCGGTTCGGCGTCCTCGTCAGCTTTCGTCAGCATGCGCTCCACGCCCTCAG GGCTGTTGAATCCGTATGGGCTATGGTCGCCGAGGCACTCGCAGTCGGACGTGTCTTCATCGGAGATGGAGTTTGGTACAGCGCGCCAGTACGACACCACCGACCTCTTCTTCCAGGAGGACTGGCTCTACGACGATCACCTCTTCCCTAGCAAGCTGGACGATGAGGACGACGAACGCGAGGAGGAGGACAAGTTTGTACTGGATGCTCACGGTGGTGCCTCAGCGCAGACAGAGATAGGCAAGCTCGGTGCAGGCCATAACCACCGTCATGAACACATCGGTGGTGACCGATGTGAGGGTTGCGCTGAGGTGTACACATGCTCATCGCCACTCTGCGGTTGCTGTGGAGGGGGACTCAAGAATGACGGGCTTCATGTGGCCAGGAGCTCAAGCTCTACTGTGTATGGGAGATACCAGATCATGGATGACCGGACAGAGACAATGGATGATTGTGCGCAGGATGGGTTTCAATTGAAGCAGAGTGGAGATATTATGTTTGAATGTGGTATGCAGAGGGATCCTGGACGAGGAGATGATGATTCAGACCTGAGTGTTGTGGAGAAGGAGCTTCAAATGCTCAGTTCATTTGATACTGATGCTGTTACGA ATCACGGTGTACATGATTTCACGGACAACGGTGACCTCAATGGCATCTGTGACAAAAATCCGAAAATCAGCATTGATAAAGAATATCTGAAAGGTCATAGGATACAGCCATTCCCTGAAATTGGTGATCCTGATGAAGCATATGAGTTTCGAAATGTAGGATCATTAAATGCAGATGTTCAACATTCTACTGCTCTTGAAGCTGAGGAAGATGCGGAGACAAATATTGATCTTGCTCTCTCTGATTTTCACAGAGAATATGAGGTATTTGAATTGAGAATTATCCACCGCAAGAACAG GACTGGCTTTGAAGAAAACAAAGATTTTCCCATTGTGCTAAATTCGGTTGTTGCTGGAAGGTATTGTATCACTGAATATCTAGGCTCAGCTGCATTCAGCAAGGTTGTGCAAGCACATGATCTTCAGACAGGAATGGATGTTTGCCTTAAAATAATTAAAAATGATAAGGATTTCTTCGACCAGAGCTTGGATGAGATAAAACTTCTGAAGTTCGTGAACAAATATGATCCACTAGACGAGCACCATGTGTTGCGCCTTTATGACTACTTCTACCATCAG GAACACCTTTTTATTGTTACTGAACTATTGCGAGCAAATCTATATGAGTTTCAGAAATATAATCAGGAATCGGGTGGTGAGGTATATTTTACTTTGCCTAGGATACAG GTATTATTTCCTAACGAGCCTGTGTCCATGATGCTTGCTCAAATGATTGGCATAATCGGCCCAGTTGACATGGAAATGCTAGAATTGGGACAGGAGACACAGAAGTATTTCACTGATGATTATGACCTTTTTACCAAAAATGAG GAGACAGATCAACTAGAGTATTTGATCCCAGAGAAAACCTCCTTGCGACGACACTTGCAATGCCCCGATTCTGAATTTGTCGATTTTCTGTCTTATCTGCTGCAAATTAACCCCAGGAAAAGACCCACAGCCGATGAAGCACTACAGCATCCATGGCTTTCTTTTGCGTACTAA
- the LOC100191468 gene encoding uncharacterized isoform X2 — protein sequence MEFGTARQYDTTDLFFQEDWLYDDHLFPSKLDDEDDEREEEDKFVLDAHGGASAQTEIGKLGAGHNHRHEHIGGDRCEGCAEVYTCSSPLCGCCGGGLKNDGLHVARSSSSTVYGRYQIMDDRTETMDDCAQDGFQLKQSGDIMFECGMQRDPGRGDDDSDLSVVEKELQMLSSFDTDAVTNHGVHDFTDNGDLNGICDKNPKISIDKEYLKGHRIQPFPEIGDPDEAYEFRNVGSLNADVQHSTALEAEEDAETNIDLALSDFHREYEVFELRIIHRKNRTGFEENKDFPIVLNSVVAGRYCITEYLGSAAFSKVVQAHDLQTGMDVCLKIIKNDKDFFDQSLDEIKLLKFVNKYDPLDEHHVLRLYDYFYHQEHLFIVTELLRANLYEFQKYNQESGGEVYFTLPRIQVIARQCLEALVYLHHLRIIHCDLKPENILIKSYSRCEIKVIDLGSSCFLTDNLCLYVQSRSYRAPEVILGLPYDQRIDIWSLGCIISELYTGEVLFPNEPVSMMLAQMIGIIGPVDMEMLELGQETQKYFTDDYDLFTKNEETDQLEYLIPEKTSLRRHLQCPDSEFVDFLSYLLQINPRKRPTADEALQHPWLSFAY from the exons ATGGAGTTTGGTACAGCGCGCCAGTACGACACCACCGACCTCTTCTTCCAGGAGGACTGGCTCTACGACGATCACCTCTTCCCTAGCAAGCTGGACGATGAGGACGACGAACGCGAGGAGGAGGACAAGTTTGTACTGGATGCTCACGGTGGTGCCTCAGCGCAGACAGAGATAGGCAAGCTCGGTGCAGGCCATAACCACCGTCATGAACACATCGGTGGTGACCGATGTGAGGGTTGCGCTGAGGTGTACACATGCTCATCGCCACTCTGCGGTTGCTGTGGAGGGGGACTCAAGAATGACGGGCTTCATGTGGCCAGGAGCTCAAGCTCTACTGTGTATGGGAGATACCAGATCATGGATGACCGGACAGAGACAATGGATGATTGTGCGCAGGATGGGTTTCAATTGAAGCAGAGTGGAGATATTATGTTTGAATGTGGTATGCAGAGGGATCCTGGACGAGGAGATGATGATTCAGACCTGAGTGTTGTGGAGAAGGAGCTTCAAATGCTCAGTTCATTTGATACTGATGCTGTTACGA ATCACGGTGTACATGATTTCACGGACAACGGTGACCTCAATGGCATCTGTGACAAAAATCCGAAAATCAGCATTGATAAAGAATATCTGAAAGGTCATAGGATACAGCCATTCCCTGAAATTGGTGATCCTGATGAAGCATATGAGTTTCGAAATGTAGGATCATTAAATGCAGATGTTCAACATTCTACTGCTCTTGAAGCTGAGGAAGATGCGGAGACAAATATTGATCTTGCTCTCTCTGATTTTCACAGAGAATATGAGGTATTTGAATTGAGAATTATCCACCGCAAGAACAG GACTGGCTTTGAAGAAAACAAAGATTTTCCCATTGTGCTAAATTCGGTTGTTGCTGGAAGGTATTGTATCACTGAATATCTAGGCTCAGCTGCATTCAGCAAGGTTGTGCAAGCACATGATCTTCAGACAGGAATGGATGTTTGCCTTAAAATAATTAAAAATGATAAGGATTTCTTCGACCAGAGCTTGGATGAGATAAAACTTCTGAAGTTCGTGAACAAATATGATCCACTAGACGAGCACCATGTGTTGCGCCTTTATGACTACTTCTACCATCAG GAACACCTTTTTATTGTTACTGAACTATTGCGAGCAAATCTATATGAGTTTCAGAAATATAATCAGGAATCGGGTGGTGAGGTATATTTTACTTTGCCTAGGATACAG GTTATAGCTCGGCAATGTTTAGAGGCCTTGGTTTACTTGCACCATTTAAGGATCATTCATTGTGACTTAAAGCCAGAAAATATTCTTATCAAGAGCTACAGTAGATGTGAAATTAAAGTCATTGATCTGGGAAGTAGTTGCTTCTTGACAGACAACTTATGCCTCTATGTCCAATCTCGTTCTTATCGAGCTCCTGAGGTCATTCTTGGCCTACCTTACGATCAGAGGATTGACATTTGGTCTCTTGGTTGCATCATTTCTGAACTGTACACTGGTGAA GTATTATTTCCTAACGAGCCTGTGTCCATGATGCTTGCTCAAATGATTGGCATAATCGGCCCAGTTGACATGGAAATGCTAGAATTGGGACAGGAGACACAGAAGTATTTCACTGATGATTATGACCTTTTTACCAAAAATGAG GAGACAGATCAACTAGAGTATTTGATCCCAGAGAAAACCTCCTTGCGACGACACTTGCAATGCCCCGATTCTGAATTTGTCGATTTTCTGTCTTATCTGCTGCAAATTAACCCCAGGAAAAGACCCACAGCCGATGAAGCACTACAGCATCCATGGCTTTCTTTTGCGTACTAA